A DNA window from Arachis duranensis cultivar V14167 chromosome 3, aradu.V14167.gnm2.J7QH, whole genome shotgun sequence contains the following coding sequences:
- the LOC107481616 gene encoding uncharacterized protein LOC107481616, which produces MDRDYDMRQHSLLKVPGAKLRLMCSYGGNIMPRPRPHNNHDSLYYVGGDTRMVAVERNTSLKDLCAGLSNTLLHGRPFTLKYQLPEEQLDNLITVATDDDLQNMIQEYDRLASFSPPLRLRVFLFVSKLDTAVSMGALLDDAKSETWFVDALNNSGMMNNISRVVSDSAAVDECLLSLADEVPVPHKTEQEVNKQHLGDGSSKVMDEHFAQLTLGLPSPDSVASDSSIASAASCSISKGQGFYYQEQQVDPNQNQQQQFVYIQPHTHNTGHGHGHGQVTMPSYHNTVYVVPVDISQVATNYPTMLTTATNVPDMPSTHPAFLQTPSNQYQQQRYVPLPHHPIAVATTNYGGGPKQDQQLVYYTQTQTQQQQSSAPQPLQYQSMIPAAKEFPL; this is translated from the exons ATGGATCGGGATTATGATATGAGGCAGCATTCCCTCCTGAAAGTTCCCGGGGCCAAGCTCCGCCTGATGTGCAGCTATGGAGGCAATATCATGCCACGCCCCCGCCCCCACAACAACCACGACTCTCTCTACTACGTGGGCGGCGACACCCGCATGGTGGCTGTGGAGCGTAACACCTCCCTGAAGGACCTCTGTGCTGGCCTCTCCAACACCCTTCTCCATGGACGTCCCTTCACCCTCAAGTACCAGCTCCCCGAGGAGCAACTTGACAACCTCATCACCGTGGCCACCGATGACGACCTCCAGAACATGATCCAAGAGTATGACCGCTTGGCTTCTTTCTCTCCTCCTCTGCGTCTCAGGGTCTTCCTCTTTGTCTCGAAACTAGACACGGCGGTTTCCATGGGTGCACTCCTGGACGATGCCAAGTCCGAGACGTGGTTCGTGGACGCTCTCAACAACTCGGGGATGATGAATAATATATCTCGTGTTGTTTCTGATTCTGCTGCTGTTGATGAATGCCTCCTCAGCCTTGCTGATGAAGTCCCAGTCCCACATAAAACGGAGCAGGAAGTTAATAAGCAGCATTTGGGTGATGGCAGCAGCAAGGTGATGGACGAGCATTTTGCACAACTCACGCTTGGTTTGCCTTCTCCTGATTCTGTTGCAAG TGATAGCAGCATTGCATCTGCAGCAAGTTGTTCAATCTCAAAGGGGCAGGGGTTTTattatcaagaacaacaagTGGATCCAAATCAGAATCAGCAGCAGCAATTTGTGTACATCCAACCCCACACTCACAACACTGGACATGGACATGGACATGGACAAGTGACAATGCCATCCTACCACAACACAGTGTATGTAGTGCCAGTTGACATTTCACAAGTGGCAACTAATTACCCAACTATGCTAACTACCGCAACCAATGTACCTGACATGCCTTCAACTCATCCTGCATTTCTTCAAACACCTTCCAATCAATATCAGCAACAACGCTATGTGCCTTTGCCTCATCATCCAATTGCAGTTGCCACAACCAATTATGGGGGTGGACCTAAGCAAGACCAGCAACTAGTATATTACACACAAACGCAAACCCAGCAGCAGCAATCCAGTGCTCCACAACCCCTTCAGTACCAATCCATGATCCCAGCAGCCAAAGAGTTCCCTCTGTGA